CCGCCGCTTGGCCAAAATGAGATCGGTGGTCCCGCCGGAAACATGAAGCGCGACAAAGCAAGCGCCCTGCGGGGCGCCCGCCGACCACAGCCCGGCCTCTATGTGGTTTTCCTGGTGGCTGGCCTGATATAATTTTACCCCCAACGCCGCAGACAGGGAGCGGGCCACCGCCACGCCGCCCACAAACGCCGGCATGTAGGAATTTGCCGATGGGCGCGGCTTCTCTGACACGGCGATCGCTTTCAGGCGCACCGACCTTTCGGCAAAAATCTCCTCAAGCAAAGAGGGCAGGTTTTTGATGTGCCGAAAAACCATCTCCGATTGCCGCAATCCCCGTCCATTGGGGCTTACGGCAAGAAGCGTCCGCTTGTCGGCCAAAAGCGCGCCGGAACAATCAAAGAGCGCGGCGGAAGTAGTGTAGCAGCTTGTGTCAATCCCCAGGAACATCCGCGCACGCTTTTTTCATGTCCAATGTTTTAACCATATTGCCCAATATCCCATTGATAAAACGCGGCGAATCGTTGTCCCCGTAAATTTTCGCGATCTCCACCGCCTCGTTGATCGCAATGCCGGTGTCTATCCGCTCGCGGGAAAAATAAATTTCATAAATGCAAATGCGCAGTATGGTCATATCGACGTTGGCAATCCGCAAAACGTCCCAACCTTTGGCGTATTTGGCGACCAATCCGGTCAAGGCCTTTCTGCGGCGGCTGACTCCGGTGACCAAAGAAGTTGCGTAATCAACGCTGCTTTCTTCCATGTTGTCCGCATATTCTTTCCGCACGGCCGCGAAAGCCGCTTTGGGGCCAATCGATGAAAATTCCATTTGAAAAAGCGTCTGCAAGGCCATTTCCCTGGCCAACCGGCGGCTCATAAATGCCCCCTTCTCATTTGTGGTATCCCGGCGGCAGGATCCTGTCCAAAAGCTCCAGCAAATCCTCTTTGTTGTCGACTTTCCCGCCCAATATGTAACCGCCCGACATCAAGGCAAGCAGAAAAAGCGTTTTGAAAAAGCCAAGCACGAGAAACATGACCCCGACGGCCAGCGCAAGGGCAACGCCGACTATGCGTCCCCGGTGCGTCTGCCAGAGGGACGCGAAGAAATCTTTCACGCCAGACACATAATCACCCGCCAAAAGATTATTTTTCTTTCACATCATAAGCAATCGTGTTAAAGAAAATGTCAACTTCGGAAACTTCGCGCCCGATCGTTTCTTTTACGTTGTTTTTGACCTTTTCCCGTACCAGCCTGCTCGTCTCCGGCACGTTCATTTCCGGCAGCACGCCCGCTGCCAGCTTTATGCGCAGCTCGTCGCCTACGGCGGAAATTTGCGCTTTCACGTTGTGCACTCCCCTGACCTGCGCAACGGTTTTTTCGACAAACTTGCGGACGGCGGACATGCTTATCCTGACCGTCCCGCCGTCGCTCATGGGCACGGCCAGCTCCTTCGCGCCCCTGCCGCCGATTCCGGCGGCAAGCAGGCGCAGGCTTACCAAAAACAGCGCGGCGGCAGCGGCGGCAACCTCCCAACGGCCGTAAAACAGAGTAATCTGGTTAAGCGCAAACTCAAAAGGGAAAAGGCCGAGCGCGAAACAAAGCATTGCCAAAGAAATTGCCGCTATAAACAAAGTATAAAAAGCCAAAACGATCCGATCGACTATGTGCATGGCTTTCCCCCTATTCAATGATGTCTTTGTTTTGATTTTCCTTTATTTTGTCAATATTGGTGATGCCTTGCACATGTATGTTGATTTCCGCCACCTTCAGGCCGCTCATGTTCTCAATGGCTTCTTTTACCTTCTCTTGTATTTTTAGCGCCGTGGCCGGAATGTTTATGCCATACTCCAAAACAACGTACAGATCAACCGAGACCTCCCTGTCGCCAATGCGCGTCTTTACCCCTTTTGAAAGGTTCTTCTTGCCCAAAAGTTCGGCGATCCCGCCGACGATGCCGCCGCTCATGCCGGCCACTCCCGGCACTTCGGTGGCCGCCAGGCCGGCGATTATATTGACTACTTCATCGGCAATGCGCACTGCCCCCGGATCGTCGTCCGCAAACGGAACCGGCGTGTTAAGGTCGCTCACAACAGAGGCCTCCTTTTATGCAAAATTGCTTTTTTAACATTATACCATAAAAAACGCGCAAAAAAACGCCCTTTGGTGGAATGGGCTGCCCGCGCGACCTAAACGGCCCTGCCAAAATTGCACGGCCCGCAAAGCAAGCGAAAGCGTAGGGCAAAGCGCCTCCTGCGGTTGCGGCAACGTCCGGCAGCGATTCTGAACCGCTCGGCAAAGCCCGAGCGCCTGCCCGTTGAGCGCACGCCGGCTCGAAATGCCGTGGTTGCGGAGCTTGTCCGCCTTGCGCAAAGGGCTTGGTTTGAAACGCTTCTTGGGCTGTACGCAATGGGAGCGAATCTTTGCCAACCCTTGATGCCCTGTGCCGTCCTCAAGCAAGGTTTCCGATTTCGCGTGCGCGCCGGATTGC
This portion of the Acidaminococcales bacterium genome encodes:
- the nusB gene encoding transcription antitermination factor NusB, producing MSRRLAREMALQTLFQMEFSSIGPKAAFAAVRKEYADNMEESSVDYATSLVTGVSRRRKALTGLVAKYAKGWDVLRIANVDMTILRICIYEIYFSRERIDTGIAINEAVEIAKIYGDNDSPRFINGILGNMVKTLDMKKACADVPGD
- a CDS encoding DUF2273 domain-containing protein, translating into MSGVKDFFASLWQTHRGRIVGVALALAVGVMFLVLGFFKTLFLLALMSGGYILGGKVDNKEDLLELLDRILPPGYHK
- the amaP gene encoding alkaline shock response membrane anchor protein AmaP; this translates as MHIVDRIVLAFYTLFIAAISLAMLCFALGLFPFEFALNQITLFYGRWEVAAAAAALFLVSLRLLAAGIGGRGAKELAVPMSDGGTVRISMSAVRKFVEKTVAQVRGVHNVKAQISAVGDELRIKLAAGVLPEMNVPETSRLVREKVKNNVKETIGREVSEVDIFFNTIAYDVKEK
- a CDS encoding Asp23/Gls24 family envelope stress response protein produces the protein MSDLNTPVPFADDDPGAVRIADEVVNIIAGLAATEVPGVAGMSGGIVGGIAELLGKKNLSKGVKTRIGDREVSVDLYVVLEYGINIPATALKIQEKVKEAIENMSGLKVAEINIHVQGITNIDKIKENQNKDIIE